One window of Oscillibacter hominis genomic DNA carries:
- a CDS encoding ABC transporter ATP-binding protein — translation MELLKMKGITKEFPGVIANADVDLTVEEGQIHALLGENGAGKTTLMNILFGLYQADRGEIFWKGEPVRFRTPGEAILHGIGMVHQHFMLVQNMTVLQNIVLGLKPEGYPFLDTKKIAAQLSEVSQRYGLIVDVNKKIEQLSVGEQQRVEILKALYRNAKLLVLDEPTAVLTPQEARELFAILRSLKADGHSIILISHHLAEIMEVSDRITVLRDGRNVATVETGACTESQLSQMMIGRELHTDTVERTAMEPGEATLNIRGLTLSGSRGTPLLDGIDLEVRRGEIVGVAGVDGNGQGYLAEAICGIRRQSGGSILYQGKDITRAGIRERFRMGISYIPDDRHRDGLVLDADVKDNLLLRSYYAAPNAKHGIFQRRQIESSTAAAMEKYDVRAPGLSARVGNLSGGNQQKIILAREIGVEPQLLIAMQPTRGLDIGASEYVHEQLIACRNSGKSVLLISTDLEEIMKMSDRIAVIFSGKIMGVLENTPDLSVETIGLLMGGHKLEEVHA, via the coding sequence TGAAGATGAAGGGCATCACCAAGGAGTTTCCCGGTGTGATCGCCAATGCGGACGTGGATTTGACCGTGGAGGAAGGGCAGATCCACGCCTTGTTAGGAGAAAACGGCGCGGGTAAGACCACGCTGATGAACATCCTGTTCGGGCTGTACCAGGCGGACCGGGGGGAGATTTTCTGGAAAGGGGAGCCGGTGCGGTTCCGCACGCCGGGGGAGGCCATCCTACACGGAATCGGCATGGTGCACCAGCACTTCATGCTGGTGCAGAACATGACGGTGCTGCAGAACATCGTCCTGGGCCTCAAGCCGGAGGGGTACCCCTTCCTGGATACAAAGAAGATCGCGGCTCAGCTCAGCGAGGTATCCCAGCGCTATGGACTGATCGTGGATGTGAACAAGAAGATCGAACAGCTGTCCGTGGGCGAGCAGCAGCGGGTGGAGATTCTCAAGGCCCTCTACCGGAACGCCAAGCTCCTGGTGCTGGACGAGCCCACCGCCGTGCTGACCCCGCAGGAGGCCCGGGAGCTGTTCGCCATTTTGCGCTCATTGAAGGCGGACGGCCACAGCATCATCCTGATCTCCCACCACCTGGCGGAGATTATGGAGGTCAGCGACCGAATCACGGTGCTGCGGGACGGGCGGAACGTGGCCACGGTGGAGACCGGCGCGTGCACCGAGTCCCAGCTTTCCCAGATGATGATCGGCCGTGAGCTCCACACGGACACGGTGGAGCGGACGGCTATGGAGCCGGGGGAGGCCACGCTGAACATCCGCGGCCTGACCCTCTCCGGCAGCCGGGGCACGCCTCTTTTGGACGGCATTGACCTGGAGGTGCGCCGGGGAGAGATCGTAGGCGTGGCCGGTGTGGACGGCAACGGCCAGGGCTACCTGGCGGAGGCCATCTGCGGCATCCGCCGTCAGAGCGGCGGCTCCATCCTCTACCAGGGAAAGGACATCACAAGGGCCGGCATCCGGGAGCGCTTCCGCATGGGCATCTCCTATATTCCCGACGACCGCCACCGGGATGGCCTGGTGCTGGACGCCGACGTAAAGGACAATTTGCTGCTGCGCAGCTATTATGCGGCGCCAAACGCAAAGCACGGCATCTTCCAGCGCCGCCAGATTGAATCCTCCACCGCCGCCGCCATGGAGAAGTACGACGTCCGCGCCCCGGGCCTCTCCGCCCGGGTGGGCAACCTCTCCGGCGGCAACCAGCAGAAGATCATCCTGGCCCGGGAGATCGGCGTGGAGCCGCAGCTGCTCATCGCCATGCAGCCCACCCGGGGACTGGACATCGGCGCCTCGGAGTATGTCCATGAGCAGCTGATCGCCTGCCGCAACAGCGGCAAAAGCGTGCTGCTGATCTCCACGGACCTGGAGGAGATCATGAAGATGTCTGACCGCATTGCCGTGATTTTTTCCGGCAAAATCATGGGCGTTCTGGAAAACACGCCGGATCTGAGCGTGGAGACCATCGGCCTTTTGATGGGCGGACACAAGCTGGAGGAGGTGCACGCGTGA